From one Bacillus sp. FJAT-42376 genomic stretch:
- the spo0A gene encoding sporulation transcription factor Spo0A, producing the protein MNKIKVCIVDDNRELVGLLEEYISSQNDMEVQGVAYNGQECLQMLEEKKPDVLVLDIIMPHLDGLAVLEKLRDLNLEKQPNVIMLTAFGQEDVTKKAVDLGASYFILKPFDMENLASHIRQVSGNAAPVMKRSSNSILSSKPENKSRNLDANITSIIHEIGVPAHIKGYLYLREAISMVYNDIELLGSITKVLYPDIAKKYNTTASRVERAIRHAIEVAWSRGNIESISSLFGYTVSMTKAKPTNSEFIAMVADKLRLEHMAS; encoded by the coding sequence GTGAATAAAATAAAAGTATGTATCGTGGATGATAATCGTGAGCTAGTGGGGCTTTTAGAGGAATACATCTCAAGCCAGAATGATATGGAAGTGCAAGGGGTAGCGTATAATGGACAAGAATGTCTGCAAATGCTGGAGGAAAAGAAACCGGATGTGCTCGTTCTTGATATCATTATGCCTCATCTTGACGGGTTAGCCGTATTGGAAAAGCTTAGAGACCTGAATCTGGAAAAACAGCCAAACGTAATTATGCTGACGGCATTCGGCCAGGAAGATGTTACGAAAAAAGCGGTTGACCTTGGAGCCTCCTATTTTATTCTTAAGCCTTTCGATATGGAAAACCTTGCGAGCCATATCCGTCAGGTGAGCGGAAACGCAGCGCCGGTTATGAAAAGATCATCCAACTCCATCCTCAGCTCAAAACCTGAAAATAAATCTAGAAACCTGGATGCCAATATCACAAGCATCATCCATGAAATTGGAGTGCCTGCCCATATTAAAGGATATTTGTATTTGCGCGAAGCCATTTCAATGGTGTACAACGATATTGAACTGCTTGGCTCTATTACGAAAGTTCTTTATCCGGATATTGCAAAAAAGTACAATACAACTGCAAGCCGTGTTGAACGGGCGATCCGCCATGCGATTGAAGTAGCATGGAGCAGGGGCAATATCGAATCCATCTCCTCATTATTCGGCTACACGGTCAGCATGACAAAAGCAAAGCCGACCAACTCCGAATTCATTGCGATGGTTGCGGATAAGCTTCGTCTGGAGCATATGGCTTCATAA
- the spoIVB gene encoding SpoIVB peptidase produces MNVAISYGVWVRSEESEVVALEKIRKIIGVILLVSLISIGFLKPVKEYMQLPKNMTVFESQSASFASSIPAASIPHTDAFRVEQMDSEVKVTGEKPGTSSVVFEWGGVPVKKTAVRVLPDLKIIPGGQSIGVKLNTLGVLVVGHHQVNTAKGKQSPGEIAGVQVGDIITEIDGTKIEEMSDVTPFIQSSGKTGKPLSLVIFRNNRSHKTKLYPLKDENEQAYRIGLYIRDSAAGIGTMTFIEPQSQKYGALGHVISDMDTKKPIVVHDGEVMRSTVTAIEKGNNGNPGEKIARFSSDRVIIGDISRNSPFGIFGKLNKGMKNGIADKPMPVALSHEVKEGPAKILTVVEDDKVEEFDVKIVSTIPQKFPATKGLVLKVTDPRLLAKTGGIVQGMSGSPIIQNGKVIGAVTHVFVNDPTSGYGVHIEWMLNEAGINLYKDKAQAAS; encoded by the coding sequence ATGAATGTAGCCATTTCATATGGAGTGTGGGTAAGGAGCGAGGAGAGTGAAGTAGTGGCTTTAGAAAAAATAAGAAAAATAATTGGTGTAATTCTCCTTGTATCTTTAATAAGTATAGGTTTTCTTAAACCTGTGAAAGAATACATGCAGCTCCCGAAAAACATGACCGTCTTTGAAAGCCAATCCGCCAGTTTTGCTTCCTCCATACCAGCAGCCTCCATTCCTCATACAGACGCCTTCAGGGTTGAGCAAATGGATTCTGAGGTAAAGGTAACCGGTGAAAAACCAGGTACGTCAAGCGTCGTTTTTGAGTGGGGCGGAGTTCCTGTCAAAAAGACAGCTGTAAGGGTTCTTCCTGATTTGAAGATTATACCCGGAGGCCAATCGATCGGAGTCAAGCTTAACACCCTTGGGGTGCTGGTTGTAGGCCATCATCAGGTGAACACGGCCAAAGGAAAACAGTCTCCTGGCGAAATAGCCGGAGTGCAGGTTGGAGATATCATTACAGAAATAGACGGAACAAAAATAGAAGAGATGAGTGACGTAACACCTTTTATTCAATCCTCTGGCAAAACGGGGAAACCGCTTAGTCTCGTCATCTTCAGAAACAATCGTTCACACAAAACGAAGCTTTATCCTTTAAAAGATGAAAACGAACAAGCGTACCGAATCGGGTTGTATATTCGGGATTCAGCCGCTGGAATTGGCACGATGACGTTTATTGAACCGCAATCACAAAAATACGGGGCGCTTGGCCACGTTATATCGGATATGGATACAAAAAAACCGATTGTCGTCCATGACGGCGAAGTAATGAGATCCACTGTGACAGCGATTGAAAAAGGAAACAATGGCAATCCGGGAGAAAAAATTGCGAGGTTTTCGAGTGACCGTGTCATTATAGGCGACATTTCAAGAAACAGTCCCTTTGGCATCTTCGGAAAATTAAATAAGGGAATGAAAAACGGTATTGCAGATAAACCGATGCCGGTTGCCCTGTCCCATGAAGTAAAAGAGGGACCGGCTAAAATTCTGACCGTTGTGGAAGATGATAAAGTCGAGGAATTCGATGTGAAAATCGTCAGCACCATTCCTCAAAAGTTCCCGGCCACAAAAGGACTTGTTCTTAAAGTGACCGATCCAAGACTGCTTGCAAAGACAGGCGGGATCGTGCAGGGAATGAGCGGAAGTCCCATCATTCAGAATGGAAAAGTAATCGGAGCCGTCACACACGTATTTGTAAATGATCCGACTTCCGGCTACGGAGTCCATATTGAATGGATGCTGAATGAGGCGGGGATCAATCTCTATAAGGATAAAGCACAAGCTGCAAGCTAG
- the recN gene encoding DNA repair protein RecN codes for MLAELSIKNFAIIESMTISFEKGLTVLTGETGAGKSIIIDAIHLLAGGRGSSEFVRYGENKAELEGLFLLENDQHACLDKCEEFGIEASDGMVVLRRDISSSGKSICRVNGKLVTIAILREIGRMLIDIHGQHDNQELMDEDHHQALLDQFGAAKIEPALEAYTELFTKYSALKKKIRQLSDNDQEIAHRLDLIQFQLNEIEEAGLLPEEDVKLQEERKEISNFEKVFEALQNAYNALNGEQRGLDWTGLAMSSLEDVSSINESLKTMSESMSNSFYILEDLSYQLRSQLDELEYDPERLNFIEGRLNEISYLKRKYGNSVEEILAYSAKIEEEIETLTNRDSHVHKMKSELSSLFMDMKVEAENLTSVRKQAAKKLSADIHRELKELYMDKSSFDVVFSRRPGGKDDPELDGESVKFTADGADYIEFYISTNPGEPLKPLSKTASGGELSRIMLAMKSIFSRHQGVTSIIFDEVDTGVSGRVAQSIAEKIFRVSIGSQVLCITHLPQVAAMADTHLFISKETKKGRTKTSVKPLSDDEKVREIGRMIAGVEVTDLTRQHAKELLSLASSSKK; via the coding sequence TTGTTAGCGGAATTATCAATCAAAAACTTTGCCATTATAGAGTCAATGACCATTTCCTTTGAAAAAGGACTGACCGTGCTTACCGGAGAAACGGGGGCGGGGAAGTCGATTATCATCGATGCCATTCACTTGCTTGCCGGAGGACGGGGATCTTCGGAATTTGTCCGTTACGGGGAAAATAAAGCAGAGCTGGAAGGTCTATTTTTGCTGGAAAATGATCAGCATGCGTGTCTGGATAAGTGCGAAGAATTTGGAATTGAGGCAAGCGACGGCATGGTTGTCCTGAGAAGAGATATATCTTCTTCCGGAAAAAGCATTTGCCGAGTCAACGGCAAGCTTGTGACAATTGCGATATTAAGGGAAATCGGAAGAATGCTGATTGATATTCATGGACAGCATGATAATCAGGAATTGATGGATGAGGATCATCATCAGGCTCTTCTTGATCAATTCGGTGCCGCTAAGATTGAACCTGCTCTTGAGGCATACACCGAATTGTTTACGAAATATTCCGCCCTGAAAAAGAAAATCCGCCAGCTTTCCGATAATGATCAGGAAATTGCGCACCGCCTTGATCTTATTCAATTTCAGCTGAACGAAATTGAAGAGGCCGGACTTCTTCCGGAAGAGGATGTGAAACTCCAGGAAGAACGCAAAGAGATATCAAATTTCGAAAAAGTTTTTGAAGCCCTGCAGAATGCGTATAATGCGCTGAACGGTGAACAGAGGGGGCTGGACTGGACAGGTCTTGCCATGAGCAGTCTCGAGGATGTCTCGTCTATTAATGAATCCCTTAAAACCATGTCGGAAAGCATGTCCAACAGCTTTTACATCTTGGAGGACTTGTCCTATCAGCTTCGTTCGCAGCTTGATGAGCTGGAATATGATCCTGAAAGGCTGAACTTTATTGAAGGCCGGCTGAACGAGATCAGCTATTTAAAAAGAAAATATGGAAATTCTGTTGAAGAAATATTAGCGTATTCAGCAAAAATCGAGGAAGAAATCGAAACCCTCACGAACAGGGATAGCCATGTTCACAAGATGAAATCGGAACTGTCTTCCTTATTTATGGATATGAAAGTAGAGGCGGAAAACTTGACCTCTGTCAGAAAGCAGGCAGCGAAAAAACTTTCCGCAGACATACATCGGGAGCTGAAAGAGCTTTACATGGACAAATCCTCATTCGATGTAGTCTTCAGCCGAAGACCGGGAGGAAAAGATGATCCTGAACTGGATGGGGAGTCTGTAAAATTCACGGCGGATGGTGCCGATTATATTGAATTCTACATCTCCACTAACCCGGGGGAACCGTTGAAGCCTTTATCAAAAACCGCTTCAGGCGGAGAACTATCCAGAATTATGCTGGCGATGAAAAGTATATTTTCAAGACATCAAGGTGTAACATCCATTATTTTTGATGAAGTTGACACCGGTGTAAGCGGGAGAGTCGCCCAATCCATTGCAGAAAAGATTTTTAGGGTATCCATCGGTTCCCAAGTGCTTTGCATCACACATCTTCCTCAGGTGGCAGCGATGGCTGATACCCACCTTTTCATTTCAAAAGAAACGAAAAAGGGGAGGACAAAGACGAGTGTCAAACCTTTGTCAGACGATGAGAAAGTCAGGGAAATTGGCCGCATGATTGCAGGGGTTGAGGTGACGGACTTAACCAGACAGCATGCGAAAGAACTGCTGTCACTTGCCAGCTCTTCTAAAAAATAA
- the argR gene encoding transcriptional regulator ArgR has protein sequence MNKGQRHIKIREIITHDEIETQDDLVDRLKSAGYNVTQATVSRDIKELHLVKVPMIDGRYKYSLPADQRFNPLAKLKRALIDAFVKVDSAGHMIVMKTLPGNANAIGALIDNLDWDDILGTICGDDTILIICRSPEVTEEITSRFLEML, from the coding sequence ATGAACAAAGGGCAAAGACATATCAAAATCAGAGAAATCATCACACACGATGAAATTGAAACGCAGGATGACTTAGTCGACCGCTTAAAAAGCGCCGGCTATAATGTCACACAAGCCACTGTCTCCAGAGATATCAAAGAGCTTCACTTAGTGAAGGTGCCGATGATCGATGGGCGTTACAAATACAGCCTGCCGGCAGATCAGCGGTTTAACCCGCTCGCAAAGCTTAAGCGTGCGCTCATCGATGCCTTCGTGAAGGTGGATTCTGCAGGCCATATGATTGTGATGAAAACGCTGCCCGGGAATGCCAATGCGATTGGGGCACTGATTGATAATCTTGATTGGGATGATATATTGGGAACCATCTGCGGAGATGACACCATTTTAATTATATGCCGGTCTCCAGAAGTGACCGAGGAGATCACGAGCCGATTTTTGGAAATGCTCTAA
- a CDS encoding TlyA family RNA methyltransferase — MMSKKERLDVLLVEKGLMETREKAKRAVMAGLVFANEMRLDKPGEKVDRDLPLTIKGKVLPYVSRGGLKLEKALQQFDVQAEGKIMIDIGSSTGGFTDCALQNGAIKSYAVDVGYNQLAWKLRQDPRVIVMERTNFRYAEAADFQEGLPELATIDVSFISLRLILPALKKILVPGGDCLALVKPQFEAGRDQVGKKGIVRDPGVHERVITGMIDFALKEGFDCMNLSYSPITGGDGNIEFLLHLKWTGKEEEGSSVIPVQTTDVVKRAHEELKSKSLPEAE, encoded by the coding sequence ATAATGAGTAAAAAAGAGCGTTTGGATGTACTTCTCGTCGAAAAAGGATTAATGGAGACGAGAGAAAAAGCGAAAAGAGCTGTTATGGCAGGACTTGTTTTCGCAAATGAAATGAGATTGGATAAACCCGGAGAAAAAGTAGACCGGGATCTTCCGCTGACGATAAAAGGAAAAGTGCTTCCATATGTGAGCAGAGGAGGGCTGAAGCTCGAGAAGGCCCTTCAGCAGTTCGACGTACAGGCAGAAGGCAAAATCATGATTGATATCGGTTCATCCACTGGAGGCTTTACGGATTGCGCCCTTCAGAACGGAGCGATAAAATCGTATGCAGTGGATGTAGGCTATAATCAGCTTGCGTGGAAGCTTAGACAGGACCCGAGGGTCATTGTCATGGAAAGAACCAATTTCCGTTATGCGGAGGCTGCTGATTTTCAGGAAGGGCTTCCCGAGCTTGCAACGATTGACGTGTCTTTTATTTCTCTTCGATTGATTCTCCCTGCGCTGAAGAAAATACTGGTTCCGGGAGGCGATTGCCTTGCCCTGGTAAAACCGCAGTTTGAAGCAGGCAGGGATCAGGTTGGAAAGAAAGGGATAGTCAGAGATCCCGGTGTTCACGAACGCGTTATTACAGGGATGATCGATTTTGCCTTAAAAGAAGGATTTGACTGCATGAACCTATCTTACTCCCCCATTACCGGCGGAGACGGCAATATCGAATTTCTCCTGCACTTAAAATGGACGGGGAAGGAAGAAGAAGGCAGCTCAGTTATTCCTGTTCAGACAACCGATGTTGTCAAAAGAGCGCATGAGGAGCTAAAATCGAAATCCTTGCCTGAAGCGGAATGA
- the dxs gene encoding 1-deoxy-D-xylulose-5-phosphate synthase, producing MDLLSIKNPRFLKKLSNNELEKLSAEIRQFLIEKLAATGGHIGPNLGVVELTIALHKVFDSPKDKFLWDVGHQSYVHKILTGRAGEFDSLRQYQGLCGFPKRSESEHDVWETGHSSTSLSAAMGMVLARDLKKTGDYIVPIIGDGALTGGMALEALNHIGHEQKDMIVILNDNEMSIAPNVGALHNVLGRLRTAGKYQWAKDELELLLKRIPAVGGALAATAERIKDSLKYLLVSGVFFEELGFTYLGPIDGHNYDALLENLAYAKKTKGPVLMHVITKKGKGYLPAEADKQGNWHGTPAYKIETGDFVKPVITAPSWSGLVSETVRKIAREDSRVVAVTPAMPVGSKLLGFAEEFPDRMYDVGIAEQHAVTMAAGLATQDMKPFLAIYSTFLQRAYDQVVHDVCRQNLNVFFGIDRAGLVGADGETHQGVFDIAFMRHLPNMVLMMPKDENEGQHMVHTALTYDDGPIAMRYPRGNGLGVKMDEELKQIPIGSWEVLREGSDAAILTFGTTIEMAMEAAELLEKQNVSVKVVNARFIKPMDEEMLEGLLRKNMPILTIEEAVLQGGFGSAVLEFAHERQYHHAVIERMGIPDRFIEHGSVSKLLNEIGMTTEQTVAAIKKITPLKEKRA from the coding sequence TTGGATCTATTATCGATTAAAAATCCAAGGTTCCTGAAAAAGCTTTCAAATAATGAACTCGAAAAACTAAGTGCTGAAATCCGGCAATTTTTAATTGAAAAACTGGCTGCTACTGGCGGGCATATCGGCCCGAACCTGGGAGTAGTTGAGTTGACCATTGCTTTGCACAAGGTTTTTGACAGTCCGAAAGATAAATTTTTATGGGATGTCGGACATCAATCATACGTTCATAAAATTTTAACAGGCCGTGCAGGCGAATTTGACAGCTTGAGACAATATCAGGGGCTTTGCGGTTTCCCTAAAAGAAGCGAAAGCGAACATGACGTCTGGGAAACCGGGCACAGCTCTACCTCTCTTTCAGCGGCTATGGGAATGGTCCTTGCAAGAGATTTGAAAAAGACCGGCGATTATATTGTGCCGATTATCGGAGACGGTGCTCTTACAGGCGGAATGGCCCTGGAAGCGCTCAACCATATCGGACACGAACAGAAGGATATGATTGTCATTCTGAATGACAATGAAATGTCGATCGCGCCAAACGTTGGCGCCCTTCATAACGTCCTCGGCCGCCTTCGCACAGCGGGCAAATACCAGTGGGCAAAAGACGAACTGGAGCTTCTGCTGAAGCGGATTCCGGCTGTTGGAGGGGCACTTGCTGCCACTGCGGAGCGGATTAAAGACAGCTTAAAATATCTTCTTGTATCCGGCGTGTTTTTTGAGGAACTGGGGTTCACTTACCTTGGGCCAATTGATGGCCATAATTACGATGCGCTTCTGGAAAATCTCGCCTACGCTAAAAAAACAAAAGGCCCCGTCCTTATGCATGTCATTACGAAAAAGGGCAAAGGCTATCTGCCGGCAGAAGCTGACAAACAGGGGAATTGGCATGGTACACCAGCCTATAAAATTGAAACCGGCGATTTCGTCAAGCCTGTTATCACCGCTCCTTCCTGGAGTGGATTAGTCAGTGAAACCGTCCGGAAAATTGCAAGAGAGGACAGCAGAGTTGTGGCCGTCACGCCTGCAATGCCTGTAGGATCAAAACTGCTTGGATTTGCGGAAGAATTCCCGGACCGCATGTATGATGTAGGAATTGCCGAGCAGCATGCGGTTACGATGGCTGCCGGACTTGCAACCCAGGATATGAAGCCGTTTCTGGCGATTTATTCCACCTTCCTGCAGCGGGCTTATGACCAGGTCGTTCACGATGTTTGCCGCCAGAACTTAAATGTTTTCTTTGGCATTGACCGGGCAGGCCTTGTGGGAGCTGATGGAGAGACCCATCAGGGTGTATTTGATATTGCCTTTATGCGGCATCTTCCGAACATGGTGCTCATGATGCCAAAAGATGAAAATGAAGGCCAGCATATGGTCCATACAGCTCTAACGTACGATGACGGCCCAATTGCAATGCGCTATCCGCGCGGAAACGGGCTTGGAGTAAAAATGGATGAAGAGCTGAAACAAATTCCGATTGGCTCTTGGGAAGTGCTGCGCGAAGGCAGCGATGCAGCTATCCTTACATTTGGCACGACCATTGAAATGGCCATGGAAGCAGCAGAGCTTTTAGAGAAACAGAACGTTTCTGTTAAAGTCGTTAATGCGCGTTTCATAAAACCTATGGATGAGGAAATGCTTGAAGGGCTATTGAGAAAAAATATGCCGATCCTGACAATTGAGGAAGCTGTTCTTCAGGGCGGTTTCGGAAGTGCAGTGCTTGAGTTTGCCCATGAACGCCAGTATCATCATGCCGTTATCGAACGAATGGGAATTCCGGACCGTTTTATTGAACACGGCAGCGTATCAAAGCTGCTAAATGAAATTGGTATGACGACTGAACAAACAGTAGCAGCTATAAAAAAAATCACACCACTTAAAGAAAAAAGGGCATAA
- a CDS encoding polyprenyl synthetase family protein, with amino-acid sequence MASRKALVERELPLYIEKLKAPESLKEAMLYSLNAGGKRLRPILILAALKAFGKEESLGLPAACAVEMIHTYSLIHDDLPCMDDDDLRRGKPTNHKVYGEALAVLAGDGLLTQSFQAVMSHETLSPEKKLRLISELVHAAGAEGMVGGQVADMEGEGKTLSLEDLEYIHMHKTAKLLTFSLVAGAILADAEEPEVEKIRAFGQHIGIAFQIRDDILDIEGTVDKIGKPVGSDTGNHKTTYPSLLAIDGAKDKLETHIALAKNVLADLGMHQTFLQDLTDLIALRES; translated from the coding sequence ATGGCAAGCAGAAAAGCGTTAGTGGAAAGAGAGCTGCCGCTTTATATAGAAAAACTGAAGGCACCCGAATCGCTTAAAGAAGCGATGCTATATTCCCTTAATGCAGGAGGAAAACGTCTTAGACCCATCCTGATTCTTGCCGCTCTCAAGGCCTTTGGAAAAGAAGAATCACTCGGACTGCCTGCTGCATGCGCAGTGGAAATGATTCATACCTATTCATTAATTCATGACGATCTGCCATGCATGGATGATGATGATCTTAGGAGAGGCAAACCGACTAATCATAAGGTGTACGGAGAAGCTCTTGCCGTTTTGGCCGGAGACGGGCTTTTAACGCAAAGTTTTCAGGCGGTTATGTCTCATGAAACTTTGAGTCCTGAGAAAAAACTCCGCCTTATTTCTGAACTCGTCCATGCAGCAGGGGCGGAAGGAATGGTCGGCGGACAAGTGGCAGACATGGAGGGGGAAGGAAAAACCCTTTCATTGGAAGACCTGGAGTATATACATATGCATAAAACAGCAAAGCTTCTAACCTTCAGTCTTGTTGCAGGCGCAATCCTCGCTGATGCTGAAGAGCCGGAAGTGGAAAAAATAAGAGCATTCGGCCAGCACATCGGAATTGCCTTCCAAATTAGAGACGATATTTTGGATATTGAAGGGACAGTAGATAAAATCGGCAAACCCGTTGGTTCGGATACAGGCAATCATAAAACAACGTATCCTTCTTTGCTGGCCATCGATGGGGCAAAGGATAAGCTGGAAACCCATATTGCTCTTGCGAAAAATGTACTGGCGGACCTTGGTATGCATCAAACGTTCCTGCAGGATCTGACGGACCTTATTGCACTCAGAGAGTCTTGA
- a CDS encoding exodeoxyribonuclease VII small subunit yields the protein MSKKTAAEELSFEEAMEQLEEIVGKLEEGDVPLEKAISFFQDGMKLSKLCHDKLQKVEKQMDYILREGGELEPFEIQEEE from the coding sequence ATGAGTAAAAAAACGGCTGCTGAAGAGCTTTCATTTGAAGAGGCGATGGAACAGCTTGAAGAAATTGTCGGAAAGCTTGAAGAGGGGGATGTGCCGCTTGAGAAGGCCATCAGCTTTTTTCAAGACGGTATGAAGCTTTCGAAGCTTTGCCACGATAAACTTCAAAAAGTGGAGAAACAAATGGATTATATTCTTCGTGAAGGCGGAGAGCTTGAGCCTTTCGAAATTCAGGAGGAAGAATAA
- the xseA gene encoding exodeoxyribonuclease VII large subunit codes for MSEIKHVTVTALTKYIKRKFDVDPHLRDIWVKGELSNVKIHSRGHLYFTLKDEQSRILGVMFSSQNKNMKFRPENGMKVLLRGEISVYEQSGQYQIYAKEMQPDGIGSLYLAYEELKRNLQKEGLFDEKFKKPIPAFPQTIGVVTSPTGAAIRDILITVKRRYPLVKVIILPALVQGVNAGKSVASAIKEANRMGTIDTLIVGRGGGSIEELWAFNEEIVARAIFDSEVPVISAVGHETDYTIADFVSDLRAPTPTGAAELAVPHFADLLEKVSVRKARLMRAIQEKVTKDQERLKSYMRSYAFRYPKQLYEQKEQQLDGLVESLQKEITRTLHLKKDRFQNNERRLQRVHPRTQANAAVQRHEQTVRALTREMSQILAGKQKEFQHSLEKLNALNPLRIMERGYSLVYKEDRLIKSVNGTSEGDKVTVRLQDGTLLCEVMEKVERNDE; via the coding sequence ATGAGCGAAATAAAGCATGTAACGGTAACAGCCTTGACAAAATATATCAAAAGAAAGTTTGATGTGGACCCGCATCTCCGTGATATATGGGTGAAAGGTGAACTTTCCAATGTGAAAATTCATTCAAGGGGTCATCTTTATTTCACTTTGAAGGACGAGCAGTCCCGTATTTTGGGTGTCATGTTTTCAAGTCAGAATAAAAATATGAAATTCCGCCCTGAAAACGGGATGAAAGTCCTTCTCCGCGGAGAAATCAGTGTGTATGAACAAAGCGGACAGTATCAGATTTATGCAAAGGAAATGCAGCCGGACGGAATCGGGAGTTTGTACCTTGCTTACGAAGAACTAAAGAGAAATCTGCAAAAGGAAGGGCTTTTTGACGAAAAGTTCAAAAAGCCTATTCCGGCATTTCCGCAGACGATCGGGGTAGTGACTTCTCCGACCGGCGCTGCCATAAGGGATATTTTAATTACGGTTAAAAGAAGATATCCGCTTGTGAAAGTCATCATTCTTCCTGCCCTGGTCCAGGGAGTGAATGCCGGCAAATCAGTGGCTTCAGCAATTAAAGAGGCAAATCGCATGGGCACCATTGATACGCTGATTGTTGGCCGCGGCGGAGGCTCCATTGAAGAGCTTTGGGCTTTTAACGAAGAAATTGTCGCCAGAGCTATTTTTGATTCTGAAGTTCCCGTTATCTCTGCGGTCGGGCATGAGACCGATTATACGATTGCTGATTTTGTGTCCGATCTGCGGGCTCCTACTCCGACCGGGGCTGCAGAGCTCGCTGTTCCTCATTTTGCAGATCTTCTGGAAAAAGTATCGGTTCGCAAGGCCAGGTTAATGAGAGCGATTCAGGAAAAGGTCACAAAGGATCAAGAGCGGCTTAAATCCTATATGAGGTCCTATGCATTCCGATACCCGAAGCAGCTTTATGAACAAAAAGAACAGCAGCTCGATGGTTTGGTTGAAAGTTTACAGAAGGAAATAACGAGGACCCTCCATCTAAAGAAAGACCGGTTTCAAAATAACGAACGCCGCCTGCAGCGTGTTCATCCAAGAACGCAGGCAAATGCTGCTGTGCAGCGCCATGAGCAGACTGTGAGAGCCCTCACGAGAGAGATGTCCCAAATTCTTGCCGGAAAGCAAAAAGAGTTTCAGCATTCCCTTGAAAAACTTAATGCGCTTAATCCTTTAAGGATTATGGAGCGGGGATACAGCCTGGTTTATAAAGAAGATCGGCTGATTAAATCCGTCAACGGTACATCTGAGGGAGACAAAGTAACAGTAAGACTTCAGGATGGAACCCTTTTATGTGAAGTCATGGAGAAGGTGGAGAGAAACGATGAGTAA
- the folD gene encoding bifunctional methylenetetrahydrofolate dehydrogenase/methenyltetrahydrofolate cyclohydrolase FolD, with protein MTASIISGTEIAKQTRDSLANEVTALKQKGVHPGLVIILVGDNPASLSYIKGKKKASEEIGIRFKLEQFPESLTEEELLDVIGQYNEDQNYHGILVQLPLPNHIDEIAVIEKISPEKDVDGFHPVNLGKMLTGQKCFLSCTPAGIMEMLRIKGITPAGKHAVVVGRSNIVGKPVGQLLLKENATVSYCHSRTENLSDMTRQADILVVAAGRANLITGNDIKPGAVVIDVGMNRNEQGKLCGDVAFEEAKEVASYITPVPGGVGPMTITMLAHNTVEAAKNTLL; from the coding sequence ATGACTGCTTCAATCATCAGCGGAACAGAAATAGCAAAACAAACGAGAGATAGTCTGGCAAACGAAGTAACGGCACTGAAGCAAAAAGGGGTGCATCCGGGGCTTGTGATTATTCTTGTAGGTGACAACCCTGCATCTCTTTCTTACATAAAAGGGAAAAAGAAGGCTTCCGAGGAGATCGGCATCCGGTTTAAATTGGAACAATTCCCCGAATCACTAACAGAGGAAGAACTTCTCGATGTAATTGGCCAGTATAATGAAGATCAGAACTATCACGGCATTCTTGTGCAGCTTCCTCTTCCGAATCATATTGATGAGATAGCAGTGATTGAAAAGATTTCCCCTGAGAAAGATGTCGACGGTTTCCATCCGGTAAACCTGGGCAAAATGCTGACAGGCCAAAAATGTTTTTTGTCCTGCACTCCAGCAGGAATAATGGAAATGCTGCGCATTAAGGGGATTACCCCTGCTGGCAAACACGCAGTGGTTGTCGGCAGAAGCAATATTGTCGGGAAACCCGTAGGGCAGCTTTTGCTTAAAGAGAATGCCACTGTTTCTTATTGTCATTCCAGAACAGAAAACTTATCTGACATGACAAGGCAGGCGGATATATTAGTTGTGGCGGCTGGACGCGCTAATCTGATTACTGGGAACGATATCAAACCGGGTGCCGTCGTGATTGACGTTGGCATGAACCGCAATGAACAAGGAAAGCTTTGCGGTGATGTGGCATTTGAAGAAGCGAAGGAAGTCGCTTCCTATATCACTCCTGTACCAGGCGGAGTAGGGCCTATGACCATCACAATGCTCGCCCATAATACAGTAGAAGCAGCTAAAAATACGCTTCTTTAA